From a single Oreochromis niloticus isolate F11D_XX linkage group LG3, O_niloticus_UMD_NMBU, whole genome shotgun sequence genomic region:
- the LOC100702510 gene encoding interferon-induced very large GTPase 1-like: MKMSIEQMAEIARDLGILVDEDFQECQNAKKNAEAITGEIQDILKYKEDQLPRQGEIWKELTCLETEEYRLRKIGSKNVEDYKSHLRIQKHELRKKQNSYDMSTAMIYIINAISCPRTERSYFLKWMRMNLDKVSCIKLSKLKEKYKEKCKNSENKEEIKEIDQQISSSSLGTEHFFREMGQIYEASLSLPQTDPARQQLQHLPKLCAELLLDGFPLELVDGDASHIPLRWVSDVLSELSDLVSPNGKIRVVTVLGVQGTGKSTLLNTMFGVQFAVSSGRCTRGAFMLLIKINEDMKKVLNCDFMLIIDTEGLKSPELAQLDNSHEHDNELATLVVGLSDVTIVNIAMENSTEMKDILQIVVHAFLRMKEVGKKSKCVFVHQNVSDVSAHEMNSRDRKLLLEQLNEMTQAAARMEKKEENKNFTDVMEYSPDTGNWYIPGLWNGNPPMAPVSVGYSEAVYELKKHIIQLLGNYECSAKDILDFKEWMTSMWTAVKHENFIFSFRNSLVADAYMRLCTEFNKWEWEFKKEMYTWVTNAERRISNFGKVAVETDIREFLTCLKSEASTVLSKWEAKLQKNLTEYFKQTESRVDLVEKYREEFSNSAKSLRKEIERSVNSQLTAAAEIRQGMVELDKIKENYTKEIEKAVCALIDECREKNVQMDETDLDKEFDKMWNETVKKLSVSKQNATNVFTSVTNFLRINLSHRGSHACELLNQKSLHNCGEEPFKYTAEGRFNRFKHKLNKIFSFQDHIMAVQKLSEGIIFLCTQFVSEKVKRKMNYSDTYIEEILHIIDEMLQNNQDINTDIEFEVSLKQHICGFAAREFQKMHEDFIQTNDPYRCLEKNKEKFCDDFKDVFHKRDQSQKKAEEFTNKCLKPAIEDFINRFLRQDIIDEMLRCEEFKTRMSFQYSVLLDLLSQDEFQNYVDYIWSFDTYVYKMICNQIVKHFSSVSTFKYENKHLQSCITSIHEAIKKAKTGKTNGLKAFIEDICKALGNKLVISQDALGAFMILNNADLGQFDEYLTMSVQDMTKNLTETLKKTCIEAKLQHLHVLPQLELSSKIIGCGKQCPFCKAPCVAGGKYHTEHFASLHQPQGLSKYTWNTTTKLATDICSSLVTTKNYFNCNATKGKCQPYKNYKKFFPNWKITPDVSPEASDYWKYVMAKYNNEFAKEYEVEPADIPTGWLEITKQQAKESLKHSFNIKWG, from the coding sequence ATGAAGATGTCAATAGAGCAGATGGCAGAAATTGCCCGTGATCTGGGAATCCTGGTTGATGAAGACTTTCAAGAGTGccaaaatgcaaagaaaaatgcAGAAGCCATCACTGGAGAAATACAAGACATCCTGAAATACAAAGAAGATCAGCTTCCACGACAAGGTGAAATATGGAAAGAACTGACCTGCTTAGAGACAGAGGAATATCGACTTCGAAAGATTGGGTCTAAGAATGTAGAAGACTACAAAAGTCATCTTCGGATACAGAAGCACGAACTCCGGAAAAAGCAGAACTCTTATGACATGTCCACAGCTATGATATACATCATCAATGCAATATCATGCCCGAGGACAGAGAGGTCTTATTTTCTGAAATGGATGCGGATGAACCTTGACAAGGTGTCCTGTATAAAGCTCTCTAAACTTAAggagaaatataaagaaaaatgcaaGAACTCTGAGAACAAAGAGGAGATCAAGGAAATTGACCAACAAATTTCCAGCAGCTCACTGGGGACTGAACACTTCTTCCGTGAAATGGGTCAGATCTATGAAGCCTCACTGTCCCTTCCACAAACAGATCCAGCACGTCAACAGCTGCAGCATCTGCCCAAACTCTGTGCAGAGTTGTTGCTTGATGGATTTCCTCTTGAGCTTGTAGATGGAGATGCATCGCATATCCCTCTCAGATGGGTGAGTGATGTTCTCTCTGAGCTCAGTGACTTGGTGTCTCCAAACGGAAAGATACGTGTAGTCACAGTTCTTGGAGTTCAGGGCACAGGAAAGTCAACTCTCCTTAACACCATGTTTGGAGTGCAGTTTGCAGTCAGCAGTGGTCGATGTACTCGAGGTGCCTTTATGTTGCTCATCAAAATCAACGAAGACATGAAAAAAGTCCTAAACTGTGACTTCATGCTGATCATTGACACTGAGGGCTTAAAGTCACCAGAACTTGCACAACTGGACAACAGCCATGAGCACGACAATGAGCTTGCAACACTTGTTGTAGGGCTGAGTGATGTCACCATTGTTAATATTGCAATGGAGAATTCAACTGAAATGAAGGACATCCTACAAATAGTTGTGCATGCTTTTCTCAGGATGAAGGAGGTGGGCAAAAAGtctaaatgtgtgtttgttcacCAGAATGTGTCCGATGTTTCAGCCCATGAGATGAACTCACGAGACAGGAAACTGCTCCTGGAACAGTTAAATGAGATGACCCAGGCAGCAGCCAGaatggaaaagaaagaggagaacaAGAACTTCACTGATGTGATGGAGTACAGTCCAGACACTGGGAACTGGTACATTCCTGGACTCTGGAATGGAAACCCACCAATGGCACCAGTCAGTGTAGGGTACAGTGAGGCTGTATATGAGCTCAAGAAACACATCATCCAACTGCTGGGAAACTATGAGTGTTCAGCTAAGGATATCTTGGATTTCAAAGAGTGGATGACAAGCATGTGGACTGCAGTAAAGCATGAAAACTTCATCTTCAGCTTCAGAAACAGCCTCGTAGCTGATGCATACATGAGACTCTGCACAGAATTCAACAAATGGGAGTGGGAattcaaaaaagaaatgtacacCTGGGTAACAAATGCAGAAAGAAGAATTTCCAATTTTGGTAAAGTCGCTGTTGAAACTGACATAAGAGAATTTCTGACTTGTTTGAAAAGTGAAGCCTCCACAGTGCTGTCCAAATGGGAGGCAAAGCTTCAAAAAAATCTGACAGAGTATTTCAAGCAAACAGAGAGTCGTGTAGATTTGGTTGAAAAATACAGAGAGGAATTCTCAAACAGTGCAAAGAGCCTACGAAAAGAAATTGAGAGGTCTGTTAATAGTCagctcacagcagcagcagaaatcaGACAAGGGATGGTGGAACTTGATAAAATCAAAGAGAATTACACAAAAGagattgaaaaagcagtttgtgCACTAATTGATGAATGTCGGGAAAAGAATGTCCAAATGGATGAAACGGATCTGGACAAAGagtttgacaaaatgtggaatGAAACGGTGAAGAAATTATCTGTTTCCAAACAAAATGCCACAAATGTCTTCACCAGCGTGACTAACTTCCTGAGAATAAATCTGTCACATAGGGGGAGTCATGCATGTGAGTTGTTAAACCAAAAGAGTCTGCACAACTGTGGAGAAGAGCCCTTCAAATATACAGCTGAAGGACGCTTCAATCGatttaaacacaaactgaacaagattttcagttttcaggATCACATAATGGCCGTTCAGAAACTGTCTGAAGGCATCATATttctttgcactcagtttgtgagtgaaaaagtgaaaagaaaaatgaattacTCTGACACTTACATCGAGGAGATCCTACACATCATTGATGAGATGCTGCAGAACAATCAAGATATTAACACAGACATTGAGTTTGAAGTTTCTCTAAAACAGCACATCTGTGGATTTGCAGCCAGAGAGTTTCAGAAAATGCACGAAGATTTTATACAAACAAATGATCCCTACAGatgtttggaaaaaaacaaggaaaagttTTGTGATGATTTCAAAGATGTGTTCCATAAACGAGACCAGAGTCAGAAGAAGGCAGAAGAATTCACCAACAAATGCTTAAAACCTGCTATTGAAGACTTTATCAATCGTTTCCTGAGACAGGATATCATTGATGAAATGCTGAGATGTGAGGAGTTTAAAACACGAATGTCCTTCCAGTATTCAGTTTTACTGGATTTGCTTTCGCAGGATGAGTTTCAAAACTATGTTGACTATATATGGTCATTTGATACCTATGTATATAAAATGATATGCAATCAAATAGTGAAGCACTTCTCATCTGTATCAACATTTAAGTATGAGAATAAGCATCTCCAGTCATGTATCACAAGCATTCATGAAGCGATCAAGAAGGCCAAAACTGGAAAGACTAATGGTTTGAAGGCatttattgaagatatttgtaAAGCGCTTGGTAACAAACTGGTCATTTCCCAGGATGCTCTTGGTGCTTTCATGATCTTGAACAACGCTGATCTTGGACAGTTTGATGAATATCTGACAATGTCTGTGCAAGACATGACAAAAAATCTTACAGAGACTTTGAAAAAAACATGCATTGAAGCTAAACTGCAACACCTCCACGTGCTGCCCCAGCTTGAGCTTTCAAGTAAAATAATTGGTTGTGGCAAACAGTGTCCATTCTGCAAAGCTCCTTGTGTTGCAGGAGGGAAATACCATACTGAGCATTTTGCTTCACTGCATCAGCCTCAGGGTCTGAGTAAATACACCTggaacacaacaacaaaacttgCCACTGACATATGTTCTTCTCTTGTGACCactaaaaattattttaattgcaATGCTACAAAAGGTAAATGTCAGCCTTATAAGAATTACAAGAAATTTTTCCCAAACTGGAAAATCACTCCAGATGTGAGCCCTGAGGCATCAGACTACTGGAAATATGTAATGGCAAAGTACAACAATGAATTTGCCAAAGAATATGAAGTAGAACCTGCTGATATTCCCACAGGTTGGCTTGAGATAACAAAGCAGCAGGCAAAAGAAAGCCTTAAACATTCATTCAACATAAAGTGGGGCTAA